The Fusarium poae strain DAOMC 252244 chromosome 2, whole genome shotgun sequence nucleotide sequence CTATTATTGTACAACAACGATAATTTGTTTGTACATACAAAATCAACACAACCATATTGAATTCATTGTGCAGATATTCACGAGTGGCATAGGATACGTATACGCGGATTGTCCGAATGTCAAAGCCAAGCGAAAAAGAACGAATGTTCAAACTTGGTTTAGCCAATCAATCATGACTTGAAATCGTCGTCATCGGGGAGGGGTCTTTCTCCTTCCCGGCCCCAGATTCATGCCTCACGCACCTGACGCCTTACCAAAAGCGGAGCCCTTGCCACCGAGACATCCGATGCAAGTGCAAGTGCCAGTGCAAGTGCAAGTACAACCTAGGCAAGGGAAACTGTAACAAGTAGAAGGCACGCTACTGCACCAAACTTAACTTTCTCCTCGTCTTCAATCTTCCATCTTCCCACCCACCACATactacaacaacaacaacaacaacaacaactatccatccatccatccattcatccttcacAACACAAGATACATCAAAACTCAATCAGTCGCATCATGCTTTTTAAGCCACTCGCATTCGCAGCCACTGCTGCCGCAATTCTTATCGTCCCAGAGACTTCAAGCAACGAGGATGGCATCTTTCGCGCTCTACCTATCGAGGCCGGCACCTTCGAGCTCCCCGCCACCGCATATGAACAGGCCATCGACGTTCCTTGCCTTCAGTGCCGCGGAAAAGATACCCATCTAGAACTCGACTTTGGTGTTAAGAACCGTCGCCTGGTCCTCAACGGCTTCGAACTCTACCCACGTGCCGACCCATGGAATGGCGATCTTTCAGCTGCCGTCATCAAGGGCAATGGCAAGAGTGATATGCGCCGATTGGGATATGGTCTAGCTATTCGCCCTGAGGGGATCGATGAGGATCAGCATTTGGAGATTGTCGACGTTGAAGTACGAATTATTGAAGTTGGCGATCGATTCGTCGACGGCGTTCCTCCTGTTACAGTCAAACTTATCAAGTCTCTGAGCGGAGAAATTCTCATCGGAAATATCGAGGTTAAGGGTACTGGCGAGAAGGCACCAGAGGATTGCGACATGTGGTGCCGAACCAAGGACATGGTCCACGACACTTGGAAGGGCGTCAAGGGCAAGTTCAAGGGCTGCCACGGAATGAAGCCTCATCATGGCCACGAACACGGCCACAAGCCCAACCATGGTTCTGTCAAGGCCGAGCACAAGCCTACCGACAACTTCAAGCAAGGTCCGCTCATGCACAAGAAGCCTGAGCAGTCCATGGGTGATGTCCTTAAGCACGTTGCCGCATACATCGTCCTCCCTGTCCTTATGGGCGTTGCTGCCGGCGTTGGAGTTGCATTGTACGTTAAATCTTATTGTTCCTGGCTTCATATACTGACCACATTTAGTTTCGTCATGTGCCTTTTCAGTATGGTCCATCGCTTGGTTTGTCTCATTAGAGGCGAATCTACTAAGTCTACTGGATCCCTCGCTGCTTACCATCAGGTGCCTGTCGCCGAGCTTGACGTAGAGGACGAGAAGACTGTTCTCAGCAAGACTCTTCCTCAATATGAGCCACGCAACTAGTCAACTTTCACAACAATGTGCTCGTACGCAACTCGGTCCGTAAGAAAAAGGGAAAGGCGAAACACCACCAACACAGAACTTCTACAGAAGGCGTGTTATCGATTCCAAGATTGATTTTGCTTGTGATTTGGGTTTGGAATAGGCGTTGTAGCGTTGGATGCACATGGACGGAATCATGTTTTATGAATTGGATGGAAACGCTTCAGAGTAGTCGTGACATCACTGGTAACGAATTTTGCAACGTTACTGTCCTCTCTTTAAAGGTCTCAGTCATGTCTATCGGGTTCAGTTATATGTACCCAGTCATTATTTAGAACGAATAAAATGATAACTATATGATACATCTCCGGGCCATTCATTAACAACACCTTCATTCTATAAGACTGCTATACTCGGTAGTAATTTGACAAAGATTTTCTCAAGGAATGCTACTAACTATGTCAACCTTGTAGAGACACTTTGAATACGACAATAGATTACGCAACGTTCATCCGCCAGAGTGCGGACCCTAAAGATGAGATGTTCCCGTTTCCACTCCCGCTTTCGCTTCCACTTTAGGCGATCCCACGATCCCCGAGTCGTGTAAGTGGATAGGCCATAGGTTATAAATGCAATGTTATTTGCGGGGTTACAGAGGGGATAACAACTCGCTACTCTCTAGTCCGATTACCGAATTTATCTGTATTACTGCCTTGTTCCCAGTAGCCACAATCTTATTGTCAACGACTGTATATTCTTGCCCTCTACACAAGTGATCACTCACACTCACAACAGCCGATATAACCCTACGACCGCCAGAATACCTCAAAATGTCACAAACACCTCGTCGCTTCGCTCAAATCGTCAAGCTCAAACCAGAGCATCTTGCAGAGTACAAAGAAGTCCACGCTCGCGTCTGGCCTGATGTCTTGAAGCAAATCGGGGAATGCAACATTCGAGATTGTATGACCAATAAATAATCCTTAGCTATACTATTCCCAATGTTTCTTCAACTGGCTAACATGACGGGGTCTCACAGACAGCATCTTCTACGATGATCAGAGCCACATCCTCTTCGCCTCGTTCAAGTACATCGGTTCAGACTACAGTGGTGACATGGAAAAGATGGCCCAAAACCCTCGTGTGCGAGAATGGTGGAAGATGACAGATGCTTGGCAGGAAAGCCTTGTTCCTGGGGCCGTGAGCTCCGAGTCTGGCGAGCCATCCTGGTGGAAACCTGTCGAGGAGGTATTCTACCAGCCTTGATTTATTACGTTGGAGAACCATATAAGGGAACACAGTCATGAGGAAACGAATTTATGTTTCTAAAGTGTCTTCCATTGGCGGGAGTCGTACCATTAACACCGAGGCCTCTCTTTTGTTAAACGCCCACGCTAATCTCGCTCTCGAGAAATCCATGTTGAAGGGAGGCTAAATAGAATAAaaggaaaagggaaaaaTGCCTCTATAGTGTTTATACAAAATCTCATACCCTGCTTCTTacttcatcttctttctcatcATAATTCCCATCTCGCATCCTCACTCATTACAAGCCACGGGCCAGCCCTGGTGaagacaaaacaaacaaGACACCGGAACAAACTGGCCCCATTATAGAGAAATGCGTATTTACCTATGTTCGCGCATTATATACAGCGTCTATTTTTCACTTCAAGTTTTTTTGATGGCCTCCGATCTGCCTTGTCTCCAAGTGCGGACCGCTCTGTGACGAACAGACACGAAAGTCGGAGGAGTTTTCAAAGGCAAGACATGACGTTTGGCGTTTCCCCCAACTGTGCTTGACCCAATAGTGATCTTGTACCTCAAAAGGTCGACTGACTTCTTGTCACCGATGCTGACATTCTCAGCCTCCTTTACCAGTACCCCATCGTCTTTACGAGCCTTAGCAAAGAACTTGTCAATGCTAGACTGTACGTCTTGGGCACTATCTACATCCTGTTGCTGCAGAACAAAAAGTACAGCGACCCGCGCAAAGTCCAGAACCTCATTGGTAATCTGGAACTTGTTCGTGGGACTCTGTGTTTGTGTGGGGACAGCTGTGCTTGAACTTTGAGTTGCACTCCCTGTTATAGTCGGCACGCTTTCTGGGCTTCCTTCGTCCACAATAAGCTTTGTGGGGTTTGCAGTCTCTGAAGATACAACGATGGCAGTAGCGGATTCGGTTGCACGAGGTACCAGGGAGGCGGCATGCGCCTCCCGTTTTTCCTGCTCCAGCATAAGTCCCCTTTTGCGCGAAGCTGCGCCGTCAAAGGTGACCAGCGAATTTTGAGCAATGCAGGACAGCTCCTGTGAGTTTATCTTGGCCATGATGGCGGTACCAGAAAGAGGAATAGAGAAGTTTTTCGCGCTGGCTTCAATGAGACGCGGAATATTCTTTCCCAGAGTCACATTGCTGAGATCGCCACCCAAGTCTGTCATTGTACAACCATCAGATCCCGCAACGCTGCAGTCCGAGCCCGTGAAGCCATTAGTACAGATGCATGAGCAACTGCCCTGGGACATGATGTTTGTTCCACCGTTCTGGCATTTAAGTGACTCTTGGCATTGAGCAAGTGCAGACTGAGGCTTGTCATGGTTTCCCAAGTTCTTAAAGACAAAGAACTCCAGCGGAACAAGCACTGCAGCCACGATGATACACAGTAGCAATATCATCAAGGTGACAAATGCCCAGATAGGGAGGCCGCAGCAACGCCGACGTCGTTTGCCTTGGCCCTCGTCTGAGGGTGTCTGGTTGCGCTGGCCATTTCGCGACGGTCCATTACCTTGTCCGGGGCCAGGTGCAAGAGGCCAGGACGTTGTGCGAAACCAAGATCCGCGGCTTTGTCGGCTTGTTGGCTGGGCGGGGGGAGGGAATGCTGCCAACATATCTGACAGTCCTAATAGATGTTAGTAAAAAGACAGCATGTTCGATACGGTGATTCTTACCTGAGTTCTCCTTGTCGCCCCCTCGCATCTGACCCTTATCGTCGAAGAAATCATTCAAGTTATCAAATCGGCTCCCTGGTCGTTTGCCATGATCAATCATAGATGCAAGTCGAGTTGCTCGTCGGATCAAGTCAGGTAAACTTGTCATACTGCCTCTCTCCTCCGCTTTTCGAACGGCATCAATGTCCAGCTTCGGTGGTCGTCGAATCGCGGAGAGGCGGTTATaaggctgaggctgaggcGATGGCGATGGTGCAGGCGCCTGTGTTTCTGACAGGTTGGTCGCACTAGCGGCTGCAAATGCTCCGAGAATGGCGTCGGGGCTTAGGCTATCGCGAAGGTTTTGCTCAGGGGCCGATGTCTTTGCTAGTGGGAGTGTATTCGAGGAGCTTGATGATGCGTCGATATAACCAGTGCCTGAATCAAAGGGCTGGACTGGAGATGGTGCAGGCCGGTACCCAGGTTCCATAACAAACGATTTCGTGGTGATGAGGGAAGGCTTTCCTCTTTTACCAATGCTAGCACTGCGGACCAATTTGCTCTCGTCATGAAAATCTTCGTCTTGACTCCTGTCAGTAGCCCCGTCATCATAATACGAAGGACTGCCAGCTGGAGAGCCTCCGCGCCAGCTATCGGGCATGGCTGCGCTTGATGCGTATGAATCGTGCGACCTTGAGTTGAGGCTTTCTTCAGGAATCGGCGAGACAAACGATGCGTGTGAGTAAAATGATGAAACGCCTCGTCTTGCTGAGGGTGGAGGTCCAAGGTTGGCACTTCGCCTGTTGGCTGCTTGAACTTGATTAGGTTCTGGGAAGTCAGGAACAGATCCGAGACTGGAGACAGTATTTcgtgatgatggagaaggGGGAACTGTAGAGTGGTATTCTTCGGGCTCTGGTGTGAGAAATACCGGAGTCGGTTCTTGAAGTCGAGACTGGTCGAGTATTGAAGGAACTTGGCTAGGCCGAGGAGGTCGTCGAGGGGCCTGAGTTGGTCTACCAGGGGGCGGTCGGTATGGCTCAGCCTCAGGCTGGTTCATTGCAGCCATAGGGGGGCCAGACAGAGGCCATTGAGGTACTTGTTGAGGTCGAGAAATAGTGACGCCAGAGTTGCCGCTTCTGTCTATCGCGTGCTTGGATTTTGGAAGCCTGGATTGTCCCATGGTATTTGCGCCCATGGGTCGGCGAGGGGGAGGAGCCCTGAGTTCGCCAGGCGGATCATCTTCCATGGGGTCTGAATATGTCGGTTGGTGTCGCGAATATCCACCTTGTGTTCTCTCGCGTGCACTTCTCGAGTATGGGTCCATACCCCTTCCATCATACGGTTGACTCATTTGATTGTCCTTATGCTAAGCCGAGAGTTCATTCAAACAGTGTCACACGGCTAGGGGCCTAGTGACAGGCTTCTGTATGCAGTTCAACTGTATGTAAGAAGCCGTCGAGTCGCAGGGAATCGGAATGGTGAGATAATACGGGTATCCGACTGTTTGCGGCGCCTAAGTCGATGGTTTCAAGAAGCACTGACACAGCGTTCGTAATGGTGGAGATGATTCTATCCGAGATGCTGTGTTGCAGCATGAAAAATCTACTCTTCTGGATCGACCAAGTCGTACAGCCGCAGACTATGTCGATTTCGCGAGGATTCCGACAATCGAAGAGTAATAATAGTCCAGACGAAAACGAGACAGAAACGAATGTAGAAGAAGATAAGACGAATCGAACCAAAAATGAGCGTTTGTTGCACGGTGAACCAGACCTCGCAGGCGTTGAAGCAACGCAAATGTAAAATGAACTATGCAGAATATCAGCATTAGAAGGGATGAATAACAGCACCGCTAAGAAATGAAGTGAGATAATGAATATGATGTTGAAATCGCACCATCTCAAGAACTGCGAAGCAGCAAAGTTGAAGACATACCGAGAAAGGTCGCAATTTCTACAAGATCACTTGGTCGTGACGAATTAAGTCGAAGCGGAGCTCTGTTGCAGTAGGCAAACCAGTATATAATTGATACGTCACAGGGGCTCGCGATCAACGATTCAAAAAAGAGATCAATGCGACGAGCAGATGCAGTAATCCAGTGTCAACGGAAAGATGAAAATCAGTAGTCGTCGCTGTGGCAGTTAAAGCGGAAGACGAGGGCGAGGCGTGTCACCAGGTTGGACGAATCGCGTTTCAAAGTTGCGTCTGGACGGTTTGAGGTTGCTCCAGGTGTCGAGACGATAACGGTTGTGAATGGAAGTTCGGATCGATGAGATACCGACAGTCGAAAAAGAAGGCGTCGGGTACCTGGTGAGGTTTTTGAATTATCGACTCCTGCTCTTGcgatttccttcttttcaaCCACGAAATTATTTTGTGGCTGATGCAACTATCAAAGTGGCcaagcaaaagaaaaaagaaaaacagaACGCAGATCTGATTATCCTCTGGGGACACCGAAAATAGTAGTAGAAAAAGAAGatttaagaaaaaagaaggtGCGCGATGCTACAGTAGTAGCTAGGCACAAACGAAGAGGAATCGAAGTGGttagagaagaagaagaaaacgAATGTAACGAGGCGCAGACGACGACAACTTGGGTCGAGGCAGGCTTATCGAGAGGCACAAAGTGCGGGtgagagatgagatggaAGGAACGGACGGAAGCGAGAGGGGGGAGGAAGGAGTGAAAATGGAAAGATGGAGTGCAACCTGCCCGGACAAGGTACCTGCCTGCCCTGCGTCTGCGTGTGATGAGGCTATCGGGGACGGACCCTTGAGGTTAAGGTTGAGCAGGCAGGGAAAAGCACGAAACAGGACGGTTCAGCACTGGACTGGACGAAATAACAATGGAACGACAGCTTCATTCATTAGCATTACCTTTCTATCAAAGCAATGACTTCTAATTAATACGTCCTAATCAACAGGGTCGATGCCATTGTAGCATGAAAACACTTCTGACCATTCATAAGCTCTGAATCCAGGTCAGAATGTCAAGCACAGAGCGCAGAGCAAACAAGTACAGAGAGAGATATGAAGGGGTAGCGGCCGTGACCTCTGAAAAGGGCGTTTCTATCCGTCCCATTGCTTCGGCTAACGGTCGACCGTTTTCCCCCAAGCCACTGTTTTCTACTGGTTTAATTGAACTCGTTCTGTgtttaaaaaaaaacccaCTGTCTTCAGTCTCTTGTCTCAGTCCCACCAATCATGAAAAAGTATCAAGCATGTCACAAATCGAACCCCCCTAGAAGCCAAGATCAAAGGAGCACGTACCAATCAAGTGTTGCTCACAGAGAGTTCTAGGTTGTGTCGATCCCATGCCGAAACTGTCTTAGTAGAAACACTAGCTCATTCTGTTCCTGCAGCCGAgatccatcatcaccactgtTCTGAATGAATGTATGTACTCACACAGGTATTATGCCACGAGATGCTCTGCCGGATAATTTTCAGCGTTCATACTTTATTACTTCTTGCGCATGTACATATAGTATATACATATTGTAATGATGTGGAGTTTGTTTCCATCTACTTTATTTTTCTCATCTCTTTAATTAAAcgtaatataatataactccGTCAGTGCGCAAGCATATGGCCGAATCCTCCCTTTCCTTAGATTCCTCCACCCTGCGCTCAATTGACTCTTGAGCTCAGTCCAAGCTGCCTTTATCAAACTCCACCCAAGGCCGAACATGATGAGACAGAAGACGATGGACTACAATGTTTGGATGAACTGAACCATCCCGCCGGATGAACGGGCTGATACTAGCCGGGCTTAACTAGGTAGAGGTGGGCTAGCTTTTCCAGAACATTGCTTCCAGTACGCGGTAACGAGCGCCCGTCCCTCGGATCATAGATCTCATCAAAGACACTCGTGAAGCTTAATAAATGAGGTTCAATTTGTTTGATGCACTAGCTACAGTTATGCGCGATTTCTTATGGGTAGAGTTCCTTTCCTTTAATCTCTTTATGAATccctttaattaacttaactTTGGATCATGCTGGTTTCTGGCATTGGTTAATCGGAATGGCGGGAAGAGTTGCCAGTGTATACGACACTGCGTCTTTTGTAATACATCGTGTCATGTCGTATCCTGTCTGCATCTTACGACACACCCGGGCTCAGACTCAAAGTCAATGGATGAAGTCTGTGTTTCACCTTTTTGGAGCCAAGATCTGACCTCGATCGACCACTTCCTTGATTGGTCAAACATGTGACCAAAACTCAGAAGCAACGTGACGCAACTGAGACAGGACGATTAGAAGTTTTAGTTTTTG carries:
- a CDS encoding hypothetical protein (SECRETED:SignalP(1-23)~TransMembrane:1 (n6-18c23/24o254-280i)~BUSCO:39543at5125), which produces MLFKPLAFAATAAAILIVPETSSNEDGIFRALPIEAGTFELPATAYEQAIDVPCLQCRGKDTHLELDFGVKNRRLVLNGFELYPRADPWNGDLSAAVIKGNGKSDMRRLGYGLAIRPEGIDEDQHLEIVDVEVRIIEVGDRFVDGVPPVTVKLIKSLSGEILIGNIEVKGTGEKAPEDCDMWCRTKDMVHDTWKGVKGKFKGCHGMKPHHGHEHGHKPNHGSVKAEHKPTDNFKQGPLMHKKPEQSMGDVLKHVAAYIVLPVLMGVAAGVGVAFFVMCLFSMVHRLVCLIRGESTKSTGSLAAYHQVPVAELDVEDEKTVLSKTLPQYEPRN
- a CDS encoding hypothetical protein (TransMembrane:1 (o513-540i)~BUSCO:20075at5125), which encodes MSQPYDGRGMDPYSRSARERTQGGYSRHQPTYSDPMEDDPPGELRAPPPRRPMGANTMGQSRLPKSKHAIDRSGNSGVTISRPQQVPQWPLSGPPMAAMNQPEAEPYRPPPGRPTQAPRRPPRPSQVPSILDQSRLQEPTPVFLTPEPEEYHSTVPPSPSSRNTVSSLGSVPDFPEPNQVQAANRRSANLGPPPSARRGVSSFYSHASFVSPIPEESLNSRSHDSYASSAAMPDSWRGGSPAGSPSYYDDGATDRSQDEDFHDESKLVRSASIGKRGKPSLITTKSFVMEPGYRPAPSPVQPFDSGTGYIDASSSSSNTLPLAKTSAPEQNLRDSLSPDAILGAFAAASATNLSETQAPAPSPSPQPQPYNRLSAIRRPPKLDIDAVRKAEERGSMTSLPDLIRRATRLASMIDHGKRPGSRFDNLNDFFDDKGQMRGGDKENSGLSDMLAAFPPPAQPTSRQSRGSWFRTTSWPLAPGPGQGNGPSRNGQRNQTPSDEGQGKRRRRCCGLPIWAFVTLMILLLCIIVAAVLVPLEFFVFKNLGNHDKPQSALAQCQESLKCQNGGTNIMSQGSCSCICTNGFTGSDCSVAGSDGCTMTDLGGDLSNVTLGKNIPRLIEASAKNFSIPLSGTAIMAKINSQELSCIAQNSLVTFDGAASRKRGLMLEQEKREAHAASLVPRATESATAIVVSSETANPTKLIVDEGSPESVPTITGSATQSSSTAVPTQTQSPTNKFQITNEVLDFARVAVLFVLQQQDVDSAQDVQSSIDKFFAKARKDDGVLVKEAENVSIGDKKSVDLLRYKITIGSSTVGGNAKRHVLPLKTPPTFVSVRHRAVRTWRQGRSEAIKKT